The Musa acuminata AAA Group cultivar baxijiao chromosome BXJ2-5, Cavendish_Baxijiao_AAA, whole genome shotgun sequence genomic interval ttttttattttctctctctttagCCTAACAGTGTAAATTTCCATCCACTAGTCCAAGGAAGAGAATATGTGCTTTAAGGCAGACTTGTTTGAATGACAAAAATTAGCAGACAAGCTGTGTTAGCTTTAGCTTGATGGTGATTGATTGTGAACTGGGGCAGCTTCTTGTTGTCTTTGCATGCAATTAACTATCATTAAATTTCATGGACAGGATGGAGTGTGTAGTATGGTCTTCCCTTGGACACATTTCTCATGTTAGGAAtacatctattcatgttattcttTTCTACCAACCATGTAGAGATCCCTGGTGACTACTTCTTGACATTTGATCAAGTAGGAATTCTCCAGCCATAATCTGATGCTGGTGAGTGTGATCAGTATGTCCATATTAAGATCTAAACTGAGAAATAAGAAGAGGAGAGGGTATTAAGAACAAAACTGAGAAAAACTAACATTTTAATTAACAAGTCCTCAAGAATGTCATCTAAGCTCTCATCCACTTTATAAGTTAATCATTAGGTCACATGAAATCAGTTGCTTCATTTTCAAGAAGCCTCCAAGTTACAAATCATTTTGTTTGACTTGCACAATTTGATCCATGAAATGGTCCATCGTATATTGTTTGAAGCAAAGACTCTCATGCACCCTTCAAAGCCTGCTAGTAGTCAAAGTCATTCTTTGGGGTATAAACCTAGTGGAAGAAGAAGTCCTCTCCTGATCTCCATCTGGTCTTCAATCTAAAAGCTTACCATAACCATCACTTGCTTTTGCTAATCAAGCCGTAACATAGTATTCATGGACTTGCTCAATCCTTCAAGATTTGATATCCATTAAACAAAGGCCATACATTGCAAACTCGGCAAACAAGGTGACTAAAAGAAGCCTTCAACTCAGTGCCCACAGTGTAAGCATCACGTCACATCCACACCATCTTGCTCTCCCGGTGTCTTCCTATAAGACTTGGCCTCACCCTCCCAGGGATTGCCAAAGACCTCAACTTCTCTTGCTGTCAGCTGAATataaatagatagatagagatagagagaaaGCGATATGGGGAGAGCTCCTTGTTGTGACAAGGCTAACGTGAAGAAGGGAGCATGGTCACCTGAGGAGGCCGCAAAGCTGAAGGCTTATATTGAGGAGCATGGAATTGGAGCCTATTGGCTCTCACTGCCTCACAAGATTGGTGTGTCCTCCTTGTTTATGAGCTCACATAGACGAGTGAGAGAGCAAAAGATTGCATGAATGAGACCAAGTGCAGGTTTTATACACTATGAcccgcaaatatatatatatatatatatatatatatgatattgtgATATTGAAACTGGAAGAAGCAATTGTATGTGCTTTGGTTCATCAACTCAGGCCTGAAGAGGTGTGGGAAAAGCTGCAGGTTGAGGTGGCTTAACTATCTGAGGCACAACATCAAGCATGGTGGCTTTTCTGAGGAAGAAGACCAAGTCATATGTAGCCTCTACATAAGTATCGGAAGCAGGTACAACATCATCTGTTCTAATTCCTGCTCCATCTCTAGTTGTGGCAAAAGCTTTTGAGCTCCTCTCATCATGTGATTACAGGTTGATGACAGCTTGGCTTTCATGCAAAGTTTAGGTGGTCAATGATTGCAGCCCAGCTGCTAGGGAGAACAGATAATGACATCAAGAATCATTGGAACACACGGCTGAAGAAGAAGCTACTTGGCATGCAAACAGAGCCATCACAATCTCCATGCCTTCCTTCACAAACCCTAAGTGCATCAGCCCTTCAAAGGATGCAGCTCCTGTatgctttcttcttgtccaaCATCCCTGCGCTGGGTGGCAAGCTTTTGGAGACATCTCATCAGACCCTACCGCAAATGGAACAGGAAATCCAGATCTCGATGAGCCAAATTGTACAAGAAGATATGGATTGTTCATGGCATGGAGTTCATCCTTTGCAGTACCTAATGATGGAAACGAGAGTATGATGAGTTGGTGGTCAAGTAATGGTTTCGAGGAGAAAGGAGCACTGAACTATTCTGCCTCATCTCCCCAACTTGATTCCATGCTTCAAGAGTATGTCTTAGCAGGCATTGACAGCATCCAGATTCTAAGCTTTAGGTAGATGTTGTGAAGAGCATAACTCCTCTGGTTCTACATGAGTAGATATACCATTGCAGTGTTGTTCTTCGATCACTTATCTGCATCAACATTTTCTATATGTTGTGCAATGGTAAGAATCACAGTAATAGATCACATTACAGGTGATTTGTTTCTTCTTCCTGTTCCATAAGAAGCTCTTGCTAATATCTCACACTCAGCTCTGTCAGGAACTTTCTCCCTTCTTTAATCCGGATTACATATGTAATGACCAAACTTAATCCATGACTCCTTTCCATTTCCTGTAGGCTTTGAACTCCAGCAACCTCAAGTCTAAATATCAAACTAGGATTCACAAAATGAGTTCAAACACTAGGAGCTATTACAACATATAGAGGAAATGTTGCCTCCATTAAAATCAATGTCTTCCTGCTGATATTTTCATGTATCTGATCAACATTGATTGGGAGATCAATTATGTTTGTGAGCTCTGAAACAAGCATTGTCACAATTACACATGCTGTGATGCAATGAGATCAAACTGAGATGCTTTGTCAAGCTTTTTTCTTCTATTGAGTTGCTAGATATTCTATAATAAGGAAACCACAACCAACTGACATTAATCTACTATAAGCTTCACAATCTTTCTTACAAGACTAATGGGAATGATTAATGATCATGAGAGACCACAAGGCTTGTTGGAATGACTCCATCATAGGATCTGACTTGCCTTTAGCAGTTGGCCAGCCATAAAGAGGGGAATTGTTAGGTTCAGTTTAATTCATAGATTCATACACAATCCAATAAGATTGACGGTCTTCAAGAAATGATTTATGTCGGTTATGAAGTTAGATGGATGATCAATTTTGACATCAAGATATATTATCTAAAAGAAATCATCATATCAATCTCGAGATTAGTACCCATTTTTTATTAGGTATGAGCTAAGAATTGTTAATGGCCGAATCTAACATGAATTGCCATGTTCTAAGTTGTGGAGGTTGAAGAAGGTTCACGGGGCATATGGTCCACTATGATTACCCAAAAGTATTCCGTCTTAGTTGGATTTGGGAATCTAAAGCCTGCATCGTTGAACGTGGCTGCCACCGCAGCATCCACAAAAAGCCCAACCGCTAAACCACAGCCATAACTATATATCGAACAGGTAGTGGGCATCTCGGAGCGGGCGAGTGAGGCCGGACATGGCGGTGCGCAGCGAGCTCCTGCTCTTGTGTTCCGTGATGATCGCGTTGGTTCTGGTGGAGGGGGCGGAGGGGGGGAGACGGCCGCGGGCGGGGCTGGCGGGGCAGCTGCTGCGATCGCACAACGCGGCGCGGGCCGCGGTGGGGCTGCCGCCGCTGGCCTGGGACGCGCGGCTGGCGCGGTACGCCGAGTCGTACGGCGGGAGGCGGCGGAGGGACTGCGCGCTGGCCCATTCCGGGGGGCCGTACGGGGAGAACATCTTCTGGGGGAGCGGGGCGCGGTGGCGGCCGGCCCAGGCGGCGGCGGCCTGGGTCGGGGAGCGCCGCTGGTACCACTACCGCTCCAACTCCTGCTCCGCCCCCGAGTGCGGCCACTACACCCAGATAGTGTGGCGGAGCACCCGGCGGTTGGGCTGCGCCATGGTGAGCTGCTCAGGGAGGAAGGGTGTGCTCGTGGTCTGTGAGTACGACCCCCCCGGCAACTACATCGGTGAAAGGCCTTATTgatccccctccccccccccccccccccatcgccATTGATTTGACCTCCGTGTACATTGCTCATTCGATGATCGATGGAATTGCTTGATCCTTCATtcgttattttaaattttttttacaattatAAATCGTGCTCGATCGATCCTTCATTCATTATTAGAATCTTTTATGAGATTCATCCTCTTACATTTCTGCAATCACTATTATCCAATCAAAAGCTTGAAGGCGACTTCAGTAGGAACACAATCCGATATATGTATGGGTAAGCAGTTTGAAGGCTCCACTGTGGTTGGGGGGGACTGTGGGACGACACTCACATGGTGTATGACATAGGAGAGAGGGAGGGTCAGATGGAGTTGCAGTGACATGGGGACAGGCATAATGTGCACCATTAATTCCTTTGACTTTACAGGTGGGATCGAAGGCAGGGCATGCAACGCAGAAAAATACTAGTGGCGTTGGGGTCCCGACCACATGGGCCTTCTTTTGGAATTTATCTCATGGCAAGCTCGTaattttttatatgtatatatatatatagcgattttttgaaaaatattatttttattttgttttccaaGAAATATTCTCTATTTCTAGAATTTTCAAACAATGTCACATTTTTGTCTAATACTTAGAAGATcattttctctccttttttttttttcttatggacTAGTTGAATTATAATGTTTTTACACTGTGTTATAGGGTTTTAATGATACTAGAAAAATGTTATAatgtaattaaaaataacttaacaAAGTATTTTTGTATAAATCTTAACAAAATATtttgcttataatatttttacacaatgttatagtgtttttagcaatattagtatatatatatatattataacataataattttatttttaataatataaaaaatataacatagtataaaaatattttaacatgatatttttataatattttctaatatttttaaaaatattataactagttTATCCTATGTGGTTGGGGACACTGCTTGGGATTTATGGACATAAGGGGCACttctaaaagattttttttttttttttttttagaattcaaCCCTTCCAACACAAAATATGAGTAGGATTTATGCCTTAGtaactataaattttattttcatgaattaaaaaattaataataataataataataattagactAATAAGAACAATTTACAACCTGAACACCTTCCAATTAATCTTGTTCTTTAGCCCAAAGTTTACCTATTGGATTTCTTAGGCTACTAATATAAGTTATCTCAGCCTTTTACTTAATGATGAGAAATTCTCCAGCAAAAATTATGAGGTTTCAATTATTTTTCGAACACTTATATATGAATTCAATAaaaacaaaatatacatatacatgaagCACTCAAAATAGTCCAGTTTGGGCCAGGCCCAGCCCAGCCCAGCCCAGATTTCAGGCCCTCAGATTCACAATCCTCATCCATTGATCTCCCTTTgagatttgtatatatatatatatatatatatatatatatatatatatatatatatatatatatatatatatatatatatatatatatatattagttaggTTGGTGATATGAGTTGCATTCATATTTTAAGATAGAGTTGGTAGCATCATCTCTTCCGAAGATGAGATTTTATCTCAGGATAATGTttaatatgattatatattttttttttcttaagaataCTTTCTTTATtactaaatataaattatatttatcttttaattAGATATGATTAGTTTATGTTCTCCACCAATATTGCTACAAGTGTGTTGGTGTGTGTCCATTGCATATGACATGCAAAAGAACAGGCGATGATGGAGATGGCATGACATGGGGTTGAATCCAACACAGCATTTGGGATTCAACCACGACTCTCCTCTCTccctatcaaatcaacatttttcAAAGGACTTCAATTATTTTTTGAGTacttcaaataatatatatatgtagaaaatACAATGAGTCGAACAATAGATTGAATCCATAATTTCAATCATTTAGAAACTCGATTTTTTACATACTTCACTGAAACAATAATTCAAAattctcatttatttttttttataatttataattctaaagttttatattttagtaataataagttattaattttattttttattttaatctctTAGAGTCGAAATTTCATCCACAAATACTCtaaaaacaagagagagagagagagagagagagagagagagagagagagagagagagagtattataTTCATCATCCCTGTTTTAACGTCGAAGGTAGAGAGACGCTATCAGATGATGGGATGGAGGCTCGGTTGCTGGAGCGAGGCACAGGCGACGGAGGTCGCACTTGGACGGGTTCGACGACGACAAGGCCACCCGAAGTCAATGTGGGGCTGCAGCAGCACTGCCGACCTCCACGGCCACTGGTGTGTGGAATGGACGGGGAGAAGGGAGGAGAAGAAGGTGCGAGGAGAGGACTCATGAGCTGGTTGGTGTTCGATGCAGCCCACGGGTGACGGAGACGTTCACATGCACTTTGTCTTCCCCGTACGTCCTAATCTTGGACTCACCTAACCAGGCTTTCTCGAGGAAGGAGACGACTCTACCTAATGCACTGCTCAAGCAAATTCTGATCACATTCAAACACATTGATTCTGATCCATCTCATCTCTTACTGTTGATTCTGATAAGCGAGTCGGAAGAGTTGATGCTTACTTGGAAGAATCAATGTAACATGACACATACAAACAAGCAAACAAAGGAGCACAACAACTGCCAATAGGATCTCCAAACAAATATCAACTCGCACGTAGACTACAAATATTAATCTGCTAGtgatatatatcaaatttatttcttaaaattGATTATTCTTTTAAGATGCAAGTTAGTTTAACTAGTAAAAATCTTGACGGTTGATAGTGACCTTGtcctcatttttctcaaaataaaaatatttccgaAAAAGATATCCACTCAGATATACGTAATATATATCGAAAATGTCATTCAGGATAACTAGTAAAGATCttgattattaataataaatttgTATAATTAAATTTCATCTTTATTGCTTGATTTATAACATATGGAGAATAGTAAAAAAGATGTCACagcaaaatatttttgaaaatatcaaataatatgctAAAAAATAGATAGTTTATAACCCAGACTTTGATCGATACATCGTCTATAAATAATCAATGTATGCAATCTTAACTTTGATATCCGAATCATTCGACTCGtaaaaaaaataatcttatcGAGATTCATGAATTTTAACGTTATGATCCAACACTTAGAGAAgtgttaaattaaaaaaaaaaaagaatatattagaGTCAAAATAGAAAATGAGCTGTGATAAAACACAAAACAACATAAGATTTATGCTCAACTTCAAGTTACTCGAATCGGATTTGAATTGTTGCTTTTCACCTTCAAAGACTTGGCAGAGACCAAGAAAGAATGGGAATCAAAGGATCCTAGTTGAAGTGGCTAAGCCATTGAATGAGCCAAACCCACAAAATTACCATGCTTTATGTCTTGGTCAGAAACTTGTCGTACATTGCCAAGATATGTAGACCAACCCATCCCAAGATACGAAGAGATGGATGGGGTATCCCATGATTGAAAGTCTAGTCTAGTCAGAACATCATGCCATCACCTCATCCCTCTCCTTGTGCTCATCACTTGAAGTATGGGTTACCCCCATTCACGCCTCTCACATAACCATAGAGATATCTTGTAGCTTAAACTAATATATTTCTCATATTTTTATGCAATTCAATTAGAGTAAAATCATGTCTTAGACTGTTTTTtcctcataaaaaaaaatcttgatttatttgGTGCAAAAATATAAATCTGGGAGTTTGATAACAAAATGGGAAAAGGTGAGGATTTTTGAACTCTTGCCTTGTATTGTACTTGTATGAATTTCTAGTATATTTTAATCTTACTCAGAAAAGTGTGACAAACATCCACCATGCAAATTCATCTAAaaacttcctcttcttcatgaatGATGATCTCAAACATGTAATAGATTTTAGTAATCATTTACTGACTAAGTTAACTGACATCTTTGCCTctaatgaaataaattacatacaCGACACCTTAGCATCCACCAGAGCATCCATGATCATGTGGTCAAATCTTTGATCAATGATTGTAGTTCTAGCATCATATGTCAGCCATGAGAGGGATATCTCATAATCTGATGAAGAAAAGCTATGCTAGACTAAATCCAAGTTTGACATGCTCAACCCTAAATTATTGTCGGGTAATCGCGCTAAATTAGGTCCAAACAAGGTGAGCAACCTAAGACATGGAAATGACATAGAAAGATAACAAACTCAAGCTTGTTCTTGGGGTCCAACAAACAATGACTCTGCATCAATGTCTTCCTGTATCACCTGCTTGGACCCTCGTTTATCAGTAACAAGAAGACTGTGCCTTGTCCTTCCTTGGCACACTGAAAACTCATATATGTCAACTCAGGAGGTGAGGAGTGTCTTCCTGTGGTACTATTGCTTGACTTGATTGGCTTTGCATGAGAGAGAAGCCAATAATTCTATCCACATGCAGCCAGAGTGAGATAACCTCGCCCCATGTCTGTTTTACCTCCTGCCTTTCCTCATCCCTCACCACTGTCACTTGCATGGCCAGTTGCAGCCTCTATTTATACCCTCCTCCCTGCCTTCCCTTCCTCTCATCACTGTCCTCTGCATGATCAGGTCCTCAGCGATGAGAAGGGCTTCACCTCGTGCAAGAAGGGGAAGTAGAGGAATGGTGTCCCTGAGAGAGAGGAAGCCCCTGCAGCATCTGGAGCTCAGGAAGCTTAGGAAGCTAAAGAAGGTTGTGCCTGGTTGCAGGAGTGTTGGGTTGCAGGCATTGCTTCAGAGGACTGCTGACTATATTTCATTTCTGAAGCTGAAGGCCACTGTTCTCAAGAAGATACTGAGCCACCATGGTGTGTGACAATGGGTTCTCTTTCATCTGCAAAACAACCACCCCCATGTTAGCTGGAAAGTGAGTTTTTGTACTCTTCTGTATGTCCTACCCATTATGTTGTGTTTCTTCCTGTGAGTTTCAGCAAATCCATCATGTCCTCTTGGGTTATCATTGTGAAATGATTCAACCTGTTATTGTAGGAGAATGATCATTGAATCCTTTGCTTCGGTGGCCATGTTTCTCTTCATCTGCCATCTGCTTGAAGGTTTTAAGATGAAATTAAGCTATATGGTGTTTCATCACAAAAGTTTGAAGTGATGATACGCATCCATCCTAACTATCAATAAATAGTGTAATCTCATTCAATAACAATGTCGACAACAGTACATCATGGGATTTTTATTTACATGAAGAATTTCAAACAGAGCACCAGTTTCTCACTTTATTGTACTTACTACTAATGTTCATTATGGATGCAAAGTGACACTCCAATTTTGAATTAGGAACCAgataaatcatgaaaaaattTAATGAATATTAATTATGGTTAGATGTCTTCTGTAGTCTCCTCAGTTCCTTTTATGTATAAAAAACATACATCAGAATAAACATGAATATAAATTTCTCCCATGATGGATTCCATTCAGCTACATTGGTAAGAATATTGAGTATTTTCCACTAAGAGAATTGTCATATATCTGGAAATAGTTTGGATTCTATTATATGAATCTATTGTGATGTCTCTTCCAAGAATGCATGTAATATGGAGCTACTGACAGAACACTATTCACCTGCCTTGCGTCCTGCAGCTAAGACAGTCTTAAGGAATAAACCCTGATGGACTGATAGTCACATCATGTTGTAGTGTGGCCATGCAGAAAACTTAGGTGCTATAACCTAAGCAGTCAGGCATTAGAATGTTAGGAATTGATGCAGCAAtagatcaaactcatcttgtgtaAATCCCAAGAAAACGAGGAATCACTATCCAGATATCATCAAGATATTTTGGTGAGATAAAATAAGTTGCTGATTCAATATTGATTAACAATTTAATTTCCTTTTTTACCTTATTTAGGATCCACACATTACAACAGAATCATGAAAATGGCAATAATATGAACTAACAAAGTcatttcatctttttcttctctAGTTGCTGAACAAAGTCTAAAGATAAAACTGACTGTAAAATATGCTTCAAGTCCCATCTTTCTTTTAAAGGGATTGACAGCACAATATCAACAATGGAAATTTAAGAAGAAACTAAACTTGGGATCATCATAGATCATGTTCTTGGCTGCATGCCATTGATTTGACAAATGGAGCCCATCCATGTGTTGTGGTAATGCCTCCAAATGATCAAACCCATTGGTGTAAATTACCATGGACAATGTATTGACACTCTCATGACCCTTCATACATTAGTCCATCTCCAGTCTACTCACTCCACCAATCATGAAGTGTGCTCCATACCTTCATGCATTGATGAATATGATGAGGCTAAACTAAACGACATATATTATCGACTGGTGAAGACAGAACTCCAAGATTTAGATATAAACAATCATAATACTCGCCAACTAGTTAATCGGGTAAGAGGAAGAATGATATAATGGACTGCATTACGTGTGATCAGTAATCCTATCGTCTAAATCTAATTCAGAGTCAACCATCTCCAACCAATTTGCTACTTGTCTTTTTCCTCGTGATCATACTGTAAATCCATGGGAATGAATTGGAGAGAAGAAAATGATCGCTGTTCTATATCACAGTAGATCCGCTGCTCCATGTCGCACTTACTGAGTCACGAGTAAAGTCATGAACTAAGGGTGCACATCCAGGGACACCAGGATAGGTCTGGGGGCAGTGCGCTTCCACATCCTCCAGACATGACGCATGTTCAAAAAAGGTCTGTCATTCAATGATCCTAAAGACCATAGTAGTGTTATGTAACTAAATGTGTCGGCTATGAGCTATTTCAACATAACTTGGATGAACCTAGTCACATATATGTCagataggaaataaataaattttaatgcttcATCTATCactgtaaaatttaaaaatacataTAAATTTTACATCTGTGCAGCCatataataataaatcaaatagaAATGCACAGAGAAACTACATACACAAAATCATATTATCAAATAACCAACCAACAAAAGACATTGTTTAGCACCAAGAGAATAAGAATTAAACAATTCACCTATATCTTTTATCACTACAAATAAATTCATAAATGGAGAAAAAGATAAATGAAAAGTACTTACAGAAATCTTCAGTGAGGCAATGTTCCTTATTAGACTTATCTGCAATAATATAAGAATACAATACGTGGGGAAGGACAGCAGTATTCAAATAAAATCTGATACTGTAACGTATAGCTAGACAAGGGTGCATCCACAGCACAAGAAATGCTTATTACTCTGATGGTTAAAGACGAAAACATGAGAAGGAGAATATGGCAATGACAATGGTAAGGCATAGGTTAAGGATCCTCTTGTCCCTGCTCCAAAGATTAATTGGGTCATTTCAAGTACCATCTACACTATATTCCTTTCTCTCAAAACCACATGATAGTGATAGAAGGAACAGTTCGACATCTTGTCACCCATGTTTCTCGGATCTTGCCAATCTAACTTTGCCACCATTACATGTaaggagaaaagaggatgaactcCCTCAAGCAGAAAGAAACAGCTTGACTTAATTTTCACTTTCCACTAGTTTTCCTATGTTCCAAAAGAAAACCTTTCTAGGTTTGTTTATCATAGCCCACAGCACAGCTTATTTCATGCAATCACAGTCACATGAACAATCACAGATCATGAAACTGGATACTAACACCACAGATATCAAAGTTTATCTGGTATAAATTGGTAGATTGTGGTGGTGGGCCTAATACACCATGTGCTTGCATGTGGAGTGTCCATTGAACCAACAAATGAAACTAGAAGTACTTGACTATTAAATAGACAGGTAATACTAAACCAATCTTCCCACAACCAGAAATAAAGACATCTCCTACGGAAGTAAAAGCACATGTAACTTTCCCCATCTATGAGCTCATCACATGAAGtcctcatcaacaaaaagtaactCAAAAGTCATAAAAAATTCATGT includes:
- the LOC135611833 gene encoding pathogenesis-related protein PR-1-like, encoding MAVRSELLLLCSVMIALVLVEGAEGGRRPRAGLAGQLLRSHNAARAAVGLPPLAWDARLARYAESYGGRRRRDCALAHSGGPYGENIFWGSGARWRPAQAAAAWVGERRWYHYRSNSCSAPECGHYTQIVWRSTRRLGCAMVSCSGRKGVLVVCEYDPPGNYIGERPY
- the LOC103985908 gene encoding transcription factor RAX3-like; the encoded protein is MGRAPCCDKANVKKGAWSPEEAAKLKAYIEEHGIGAYWLSLPHKIGLKRCGKSCRLRWLNYLRHNIKHGGFSEEEDQVICSLYISIGSRWSMIAAQLLGRTDNDIKNHWNTRLKKKLLGMQTEPSQSPCLPSQTLSASALQRMQLLYAFFLSNIPALGGKLLETSHQTLPQMEQEIQISMSQIVQEDMDCSWHGVHPLQYLMMETRV